From Chryseobacterium salivictor, a single genomic window includes:
- a CDS encoding DUF4286 family protein: MSVLSITFHTTETISKEWDHYLENNLHQMVENLIDAEKYILSEVETEMISEGKNTNLLLIFENEEKRQDFVEIELINITDRILKEFGQNVMIFKTYLNPKKSRF, encoded by the coding sequence ATGAGTGTTTTAAGCATCACTTTTCATACCACCGAAACCATCAGTAAAGAATGGGATCACTACCTGGAAAACAATCTTCATCAAATGGTCGAAAACCTAATCGATGCAGAAAAATACATCCTCTCAGAAGTTGAAACTGAAATGATCTCGGAGGGTAAAAACACGAACCTGCTTTTGATTTTTGAAAATGAGGAAAAACGCCAGGATTTCGTCGAAATCGAATTAATAAATATTACCGACCGGATTCTTAAAGAATTTGGCCAAAATGTGATGATTTTCAAAACGTATCTGAATCCGAAAAAGTCGAGATTTTAA
- a CDS encoding acyl-CoA reductase yields MNIEKQISGLCKLSTYIKEFLHKNPADFNEEDERFSAVLRRSQIENSWFTIENQKFALKQWADLLTETQLKKWLAGYQVAKTPKKVGLILAGNIPLVGFHDVISVILSQHVPVIKLSSKDKTMLPFLLGKWNEFSDGKIQYEFAERLTDFDAVIATGSNNTARYLEYYFKDSLSIIRKNRTSVAVLKGDETIEELQLLAEDIFRYFGLGCRNVTRLFIPQDFLIDKIFENFLHFKEVINHNKYANNYEYNRAVYLLNAERFWDNNFVMLKEDEALFSPLSVLNFSRYSDIGEVKSFIAENESSIQAIVAKQELGLDSINFGEAQNPGLATYADKVDTMRFLEVI; encoded by the coding sequence ATGAACATAGAAAAGCAAATTTCGGGACTGTGTAAACTAAGTACTTATATTAAAGAGTTTTTACACAAAAATCCCGCTGATTTTAATGAAGAAGACGAACGGTTTTCTGCGGTTTTGAGAAGGTCTCAAATTGAGAATTCATGGTTTACCATTGAAAATCAAAAATTTGCCTTGAAGCAATGGGCGGATTTACTGACCGAAACTCAGCTGAAAAAATGGCTTGCCGGATATCAAGTTGCCAAAACGCCTAAAAAGGTAGGACTGATTTTAGCGGGAAATATCCCGTTGGTGGGATTTCACGATGTGATTTCAGTGATTTTAAGTCAGCATGTTCCCGTTATTAAACTGTCGTCAAAAGACAAAACCATGCTGCCTTTTCTGCTCGGCAAATGGAATGAATTTTCCGATGGAAAGATTCAATACGAATTTGCGGAGCGGTTGACTGATTTTGATGCCGTTATTGCCACAGGAAGTAATAATACCGCAAGATATCTGGAGTATTATTTTAAAGATTCATTAAGTATTATCCGTAAAAACCGAACGTCGGTCGCGGTCTTAAAAGGAGATGAAACCATAGAAGAACTGCAGCTTTTGGCAGAAGATATTTTCAGGTATTTTGGGTTGGGTTGTCGGAATGTTACGCGGCTTTTTATTCCTCAGGATTTTTTAATCGATAAAATATTTGAAAATTTCCTTCATTTTAAAGAAGTCATTAATCATAACAAATACGCCAATAATTACGAGTACAACCGTGCGGTTTACCTGTTGAACGCGGAGCGCTTTTGGGATAATAATTTCGTGATGCTCAAGGAAGATGAAGCGTTATTCTCGCCACTTTCTGTGCTGAATTTCAGCCGGTACAGCGACATCGGAGAAGTGAAAAGTTTCATTGCTGAAAATGAATCCAGCATTCAGGCGATTGTTGCAAAACAGGAATTGGGACTTGACTCCATTAACTTTGGTGAAGCTCAGAATCCCGGCTTGGCTACTTATGCCGACAAGGTCGATACGATGAGGTTTCTGGAAGTGATTTAG
- a CDS encoding 4Fe-4S binding protein — MAIKITDECINCGACEPECPNNAIYEGAVDWKASDGTALKGKVVLKSGLAVDADDPQEPVSDDVYFIVTDKCTECIGFHEEPQCAAVCPVDCCIPDEDHVESEESLLEKKAFLHGE, encoded by the coding sequence ATGGCTATTAAAATAACCGACGAATGTATTAATTGTGGCGCTTGTGAGCCGGAATGTCCCAACAACGCGATCTATGAAGGAGCAGTAGACTGGAAAGCATCAGATGGAACTGCCCTGAAAGGTAAAGTAGTTTTGAAATCAGGCTTGGCTGTGGATGCTGATGACCCGCAAGAACCCGTAAGCGACGATGTGTATTTCATTGTCACCGATAAATGTACCGAATGTATCGGCTTTCATGAAGAACCGCAGTGCGCGGCTGTATGCCCGGTAGACTGCTGTATTCCAGATGAAGACCATGTGGAATCTGAGGAAAGTTTGCTCGAGAAAAAAGCCTTTTTACACGGAGAATAA